Proteins co-encoded in one Hemibagrus wyckioides isolate EC202008001 linkage group LG26, SWU_Hwy_1.0, whole genome shotgun sequence genomic window:
- the arl11 gene encoding ADP-ribosylation factor-like protein 11: protein MGPNLQKQMKDKKFKKVPQVVLMGLDSAGKSTLLYRLHRGVIMDTSPTIGFNVVTLELNKKTVFTVWDVGGQGSMRSNWRYYLEGCKAVVFVVDASDRTRMEEAKTALKTILSDDNLEDVPLMVLANKTDLPNSMELKEVCQQLDLESCTNRVWEIQACSALKGLGLEQAFLSVAKLIHKQ, encoded by the coding sequence ATGGGGCCCAATCTTCAGAAGCAGATGAAGGACAAAAAGTTCAAAAAGGTGCCCCAAGTGGTCTTAATGGGCCTGGACTCTGCTGGGAAATCCACTCTGCTCTACAGGCTCCACCGAGGGGTCATCATGGACACATCGCCTACCATAGGCTTCAACGTGGTCACCTTGGAACTGAACAAGAAGACGGTGTTCACCGTTTGGGATGTAGGTGGCCAGGGGAGTATGAGGTCCAACTGGAGGTACTATCTGGAGGGATGCAAGGCGGTGGTGTTCGTGGTAGATGCCAGTGACAGGACTCGCATGGAGGAAGCAAAGACGGCTCTGAAGACCATTTTAAGTGACGACAACCTGGAAGATGTTCCACTGATGGTCTTGGCTAATAAAACAGACCTGCCAAACTCGATGGAGTTAAAAGAGGTTTGTCAACAGCTGGACTTAGAGAGCTGCACTAATAGGGTTTGGGAGATCCAGGCATGTAGTGCTTTaaaaggactggggctggagcAGGCTTTCCTGTCTGTGGCCAAACTGATTCATAAGCAGTGA
- the rcbtb1 gene encoding RCC1 and BTB domain-containing protein 1 isoform X2: MVDVSKWPLFSLMSAQDAASIRQACVFGTSANEAIYITHDNEVYVFGLNCSNCLGTGDSTSTIVPKKLECLSGKKVVSLSYGSGPHVLLATEEGQLYGWGHNGYSQLGNGTTNQGVSPVLVSTNLQNKRVIEVACGSHHSVILTHDGEVFAWGYNNCGQVGSGSTANQPTPRKVSSCLLNKVVVSIACGQTSSMAVTDNGEVYGWGYNGNGQLGLGNNGNQLTPCRLAALQGVCVLQIACGYAHSLALTDEGLLYSWGANTYGQLGTGNKSNQLSPVQVMADKERIVEIAACHSTHTSAAKTQSGRVYMWGQCRGQSIVLPHHTHFSCTDDVFACFATPSVMWRLLSMEHDDFLTVAESLKKEFDSPETSDLKFSIEGKFIHVHKAVLKIRCEHFRSMFQSHWNEDMKEVIEIDQFSYPVYRSFLEFLYTDTVDLPPEDAIGLLDLATSYCENRLKRLCQHIIKRGITVENAFSLLSAAVRYDAEDLEEFCFKFCVNHLTEVTQTAAFWQIDGNMLKEFICRASRCGAFKN, translated from the exons ATGGTGGATGTAAGCAAATGGCCCCTGTTCAGCCTCATGAGCGCACAGGATGCTGCATCAATACGTCAAGCGTGCGTGTTTGGAACATCTGCCAATGAGGCAATCTACATCACCCATGATAACGag GTGTATGTCTTTGGGCTGAACTGCAGCAACTGCTTGGGCACAGGGGACAGCACAAGCACCATCGTCCCTAAAAAGCTAGAGTGTCTGAGTGGGAAGAAGGTGGTCAGTCTAAGCTATGGCAGTGGGCCACATGTTCTGCTTGCTACAGAGG AGGGTCAGCTGTACGGATGGGGACATAACGGATACAGTCAACTGGGTAACGGGACCACCAATCAGGGAGTGTCTCCTGTGCTTGTGTCCACTAACCTACAGAACAAGAGGGTGATCGAGGTGGCTTGCGGATCGCACCATTCAGTCATCCTGACCCATGATGGAGAG GTGTTTGCTTGGGGTTATAATAACTGCGGTCAAGTAGGGTCAGGATCCACAGCCAACCAGCCCACGCCACGCAAGGTCTCCAGCTGCCTCCTTAACAAAGTCGTGGTCAGCATAGCCTGTGGTCAGACTTCCTCCATGGCAGTAACGGACAACGGAGAG GTGTATGGTTGGGGGTATAATGGTAATGGACAGCTTGGTTTAGGGAACAACGGAAATCAACTGACACCCTGCCGGCTAGCAGCATTACAGGGTGTTTGCGTCCTTCAG ATTGCCTGTGGTTATGCCCACTCACTGGCTCTAACAGATGAGGGACTGTTGTATTCATGGGGAGCCAACACTTATGGCCAGCTTGGTACAGGGAACAAGAGCAATCAGCTCAGTCCTGTTCAGGTCATGGCTGATAAAGAGAG GATCGTGGAGATAGCGGCCtgccactccacacacacctcggCAGCGAAGACTCAGAGTGGCCGGGTATATATGTGGGGCCAGTGCAGAGGCCAGTCCATCGTCTTACCTCACCACACTCACTTCAGCTGCACCGACGACGTCTTTGCCTGCTTTGCAACACCATCTGTCATGTGGAGACTCCTGTCCATGG AGCACGATGATTTCCTGACCGTGGCCGAGTCTCTGAAGAAAGAGTTTGACAGCCCTGAGACTTCAGACCTCAAATTCAGCATAGAGGGCAAATTTATTCATGTCCACAAAGCAGTGCTTAAAATTAG ATGCGAACACTTCAGATCCATGTTTCAGTCCCACTGGAATGAAGATATGAAAGAGGTGATTGAGATCGATCAGTTCTCCTACCCCGTCTACAGGTCCTTCCTCGAGTTCCTCTACACAGACACTGTAGATCTTCCTCCAGAGGATGCCATTG GATTACTGGATCTGGCAACTTCGTACTGTGAGAACAGGCTAAAGCGGCTGTGTCAGCACATCATAAAGCGGGGCATCACTGTGGAAAATGCTTTCTCCCTGCTTTCTGCTGCAGTC
- the ebpl gene encoding emopamil-binding protein-like yields the protein MPGAEMTEDPALFTPVTVVSLLACAAQFAVGFILAQIWGKKCSAADKWVLVWLFYDAIVHFTLEGPFVYMSLVGTVATSDGIFAELWKEYGKADQRWLHSDPTIVSLEMLTVVLDGFLALLLVYAIIKDKHYRHFVQISLCVCELYGGWMTFCPDWLIGSPNLNTENWLYLWVYLVFFNGVWVVVPGLLLYQSWKDLQKSHQYMKKNKKK from the exons ATGCCCGGAGCCGAGATGACCGAGGATCCTGCACTCTTTACCCCAGTCACGGTGGTTTCTCTTCTCGCCTGCGCCGCCCAGTTTGCAGTCGGTTTCATTCTGGCGCAAATCTGGGGCAAAAAATGCTCAGCCGCCGATAAATGGGTCCTCGTCTGGTTGTTCTACGACGCCATCGTCCACTTTACTCTG GAGGGTCCGTTTGTTTACATGTCACTGGTCGGAACTGTCGCAACATCAGATGGTATTTTTGCCGAGTTGT GGAAAGAATACGGGAAGGCAGATCAACGCTGGCTTCATTCAGACCCAACCATCGTATCCCTGGAGATGCTGACAGTCGTCTTGGATGGGTTCCTAGCACTGCTTTTGGTCTACGCTATTATTAAAGACAAGCATTACAG GCACTTTGTTCAaatcagcctgtgtgtgtgtgagctataTGGAGGCTGGATGACCTTCTGCCCAGACTGGCTAATAGGAAGTCCCAACCTGAATACCGAGAACTGGCTCTACCTGTGGGTCTACCTGGTCTTCTTTAATGGAGTGTGGGTTGTGGTGCCCGGACTCTTGCTCTACCAGTCATGGAAGGATCTACAGAAATCCCATCAATATatgaagaagaataagaagaagtaG
- the rcbtb1 gene encoding RCC1 and BTB domain-containing protein 1 isoform X1, with translation MERCSSVSSGGSQRASSSSCVASASAPPKSVSPSPWSVNSTVMVDVSKWPLFSLMSAQDAASIRQACVFGTSANEAIYITHDNEVYVFGLNCSNCLGTGDSTSTIVPKKLECLSGKKVVSLSYGSGPHVLLATEEGQLYGWGHNGYSQLGNGTTNQGVSPVLVSTNLQNKRVIEVACGSHHSVILTHDGEVFAWGYNNCGQVGSGSTANQPTPRKVSSCLLNKVVVSIACGQTSSMAVTDNGEVYGWGYNGNGQLGLGNNGNQLTPCRLAALQGVCVLQIACGYAHSLALTDEGLLYSWGANTYGQLGTGNKSNQLSPVQVMADKERIVEIAACHSTHTSAAKTQSGRVYMWGQCRGQSIVLPHHTHFSCTDDVFACFATPSVMWRLLSMEHDDFLTVAESLKKEFDSPETSDLKFSIEGKFIHVHKAVLKIRCEHFRSMFQSHWNEDMKEVIEIDQFSYPVYRSFLEFLYTDTVDLPPEDAIGLLDLATSYCENRLKRLCQHIIKRGITVENAFSLLSAAVRYDAEDLEEFCFKFCVNHLTEVTQTAAFWQIDGNMLKEFICRASRCGAFKN, from the exons ATGGAGCGATGCTCTAG tgttagcAGTGGCGGAAGCCAACGTGCCTCTTCCAGTAGCTGTGTTGCATCTGCTTCTGCCCCACCCAAATCTGTTTCCCCTTCCCCCTGGAGCGTCAACAGTACAGTTATGGTGGATGTAAGCAAATGGCCCCTGTTCAGCCTCATGAGCGCACAGGATGCTGCATCAATACGTCAAGCGTGCGTGTTTGGAACATCTGCCAATGAGGCAATCTACATCACCCATGATAACGag GTGTATGTCTTTGGGCTGAACTGCAGCAACTGCTTGGGCACAGGGGACAGCACAAGCACCATCGTCCCTAAAAAGCTAGAGTGTCTGAGTGGGAAGAAGGTGGTCAGTCTAAGCTATGGCAGTGGGCCACATGTTCTGCTTGCTACAGAGG AGGGTCAGCTGTACGGATGGGGACATAACGGATACAGTCAACTGGGTAACGGGACCACCAATCAGGGAGTGTCTCCTGTGCTTGTGTCCACTAACCTACAGAACAAGAGGGTGATCGAGGTGGCTTGCGGATCGCACCATTCAGTCATCCTGACCCATGATGGAGAG GTGTTTGCTTGGGGTTATAATAACTGCGGTCAAGTAGGGTCAGGATCCACAGCCAACCAGCCCACGCCACGCAAGGTCTCCAGCTGCCTCCTTAACAAAGTCGTGGTCAGCATAGCCTGTGGTCAGACTTCCTCCATGGCAGTAACGGACAACGGAGAG GTGTATGGTTGGGGGTATAATGGTAATGGACAGCTTGGTTTAGGGAACAACGGAAATCAACTGACACCCTGCCGGCTAGCAGCATTACAGGGTGTTTGCGTCCTTCAG ATTGCCTGTGGTTATGCCCACTCACTGGCTCTAACAGATGAGGGACTGTTGTATTCATGGGGAGCCAACACTTATGGCCAGCTTGGTACAGGGAACAAGAGCAATCAGCTCAGTCCTGTTCAGGTCATGGCTGATAAAGAGAG GATCGTGGAGATAGCGGCCtgccactccacacacacctcggCAGCGAAGACTCAGAGTGGCCGGGTATATATGTGGGGCCAGTGCAGAGGCCAGTCCATCGTCTTACCTCACCACACTCACTTCAGCTGCACCGACGACGTCTTTGCCTGCTTTGCAACACCATCTGTCATGTGGAGACTCCTGTCCATGG AGCACGATGATTTCCTGACCGTGGCCGAGTCTCTGAAGAAAGAGTTTGACAGCCCTGAGACTTCAGACCTCAAATTCAGCATAGAGGGCAAATTTATTCATGTCCACAAAGCAGTGCTTAAAATTAG ATGCGAACACTTCAGATCCATGTTTCAGTCCCACTGGAATGAAGATATGAAAGAGGTGATTGAGATCGATCAGTTCTCCTACCCCGTCTACAGGTCCTTCCTCGAGTTCCTCTACACAGACACTGTAGATCTTCCTCCAGAGGATGCCATTG GATTACTGGATCTGGCAACTTCGTACTGTGAGAACAGGCTAAAGCGGCTGTGTCAGCACATCATAAAGCGGGGCATCACTGTGGAAAATGCTTTCTCCCTGCTTTCTGCTGCAGTC